GCACCTGCTCCACTTCGGCGGAGTAGACGTTGAAGCCGCCCGAGATGATCATGTCCTTGGCGCGGTCCACGATGTAGAGAAACCCGTCGGCGTCGAGGTAGCCGATGTCGCCGGTGTGGTGCCAGCCGTGGCGCGAGGCCTCTTCGGTGGCGCGCGCGTCCTTGTAGTAGCCGAGCATCACGAGCGAGCCGCGCACCACGATCTCTCCGCTCTCGCCCGTGGGCAGCAGCGCGCCGTCGCCGTTCATCACGCCCACCTGCACGAGCGGCCCGGGGCGGCCGGCCGATGACAGACGTTGGCGTGCGACCGTGCCGTCATTGTTGAAGTGGTCGCGCGGCGACATCATCGAGATCATCATCGGCGCCTCGGCCTGGCCGAAGAGTTGGGCCATGACGGGGCCGATCTTCTGCAGCGCCTCTTCGAGCCGCGCGGCCGACATGGGCGCCGCGCCGTACCAGAAGCATTGCAGCGAATCGAGCTTCGCATCTGCCAGCTGCGGGTGCTGCAGCAGCATGTAGATCAGCGTGGGCGGCAGGAAGGTGTGAGTGACGCCGTGTTCTTCGATGAGGCCGAGGAATTCGCCAAGGTCGGGCTTGGGCATGATCACGACCTGCCCGCCCAGCGCCATCACAGGCAGGCACAGCACGCCGGCCGCATGCGTGAGCGGCGCAAGCGCGAGGTAGACGGGCCGGCCCTCGAAGGGGTAGCCCATCAGCGTCAGCGCCGACATCGCCTCGAGGTTGCGCCCCGACAGCATCACGCCCTTGGGCTGGCCGGTGGTGCCGCCGGTGCCGGCGATCATCGCGACGTCGTCGACCACCTGCACATCGATGGGGGCATCGCCTGCATCCCCCAGCCATTGGTCGAGCGATGGCGCGAAGGGCTGCGCCTTGTCGAGGCAGACCAGCGTCGTCACCTTGGGCAGGTCGGACCGCATCTGCTCGACAAGCGGTGCGTAGTTGCTGTGGAAGATCAGGCAGCTGCAGTCGAAGGCGTCGAGCACGTAGCGGTTCTCGGCTGCCTCGTTGCGCGGATTGATCGGACACCACACGGCC
This is a stretch of genomic DNA from Variovorax paradoxus. It encodes these proteins:
- a CDS encoding AMP-binding protein, which gives rise to MRLIDYLDKGASLGAAAPCLRMGAVLLSYGDAQRFSYRVARALQRSGIAPGSKVAVLSGNDPVAFACVFGLSRAAAVWCPINPRNEAAENRYVLDAFDCSCLIFHSNYAPLVEQMRSDLPKVTTLVCLDKAQPFAPSLDQWLGDAGDAPIDVQVVDDVAMIAGTGGTTGQPKGVMLSGRNLEAMSALTLMGYPFEGRPVYLALAPLTHAAGVLCLPVMALGGQVVIMPKPDLGEFLGLIEEHGVTHTFLPPTLIYMLLQHPQLADAKLDSLQCFWYGAAPMSAARLEEALQKIGPVMAQLFGQAEAPMMISMMSPRDHFNNDGTVARQRLSSAGRPGPLVQVGVMNGDGALLPTGESGEIVVRGSLVMLGYYKDARATEEASRHGWHHTGDIGYLDADGFLYIVDRAKDMIISGGFNVYSAEVEQVLMQHPDVQDSAVVGLPDEKWGERVVAVLQPHVGRQVNLEEIKAFVKARIGSVKAPKQIEVWLDLPRSKVGKVLKKEVRAALLSDEAEPRQR